Proteins from a single region of Halalkalibaculum roseum:
- the ppk1 gene encoding polyphosphate kinase 1 gives MKEKNSQKVAVWLINEINRKGFLKRSDAVDSIETAFSKDYVTFTSSGNRTIHEKVLKNFRDLKDDSISWNVGEQAWISNSNGSEKKSEKLRNPKLPTAVKPSEVPEGAGEDHPSLYLNRELGWLDFNWRVLYQAMDERTPLLERVRFIAITASNLDEFIQKRVGGLKRQEAAGVDHLSPDGRTPDTQIDLVRDQAAKMQYRISEIWNNELLPLLEKDAFIKISYYKDLKKKQREQMDEYFMDHIYPTLTPLAVDPGHPFPFISNLSLSLAIKLRKPDRDAFNFARVKIPTNQPRWLPIESGDSELNFIPIEELIRQNIHKLFPGMEIEGACLFRITRNADIRRNEEEAEDLKSMISEELRERRFAEVVRLEVEKNIDENVLNLLMNELHLNDDDIIKVQGILDLTACFKLANRNIPGLKFEKWNPVIPKPLYHEGETEEEQSIFDIISKGDLLVHHPYESFSASVRRLIEEAADDPDVLTIKQTLYRTSEDSPIVKALIRAAEKGKQVAVLVEVKARFDEASNIEWGRILENAGVHVAYGLVGLKTHAKVAMIVRREKNKHVTYCHIGTGNYHVETAEIYTDLGLLTNDPEIGYDVTNLFHYLTGYAPSQNYKKLLVAPQILRSSFYELIDQEIAFAEKGKEGRIIAKMNALDDVEIIKRLYKASQAGVEIDLIVRGHSRLRPQLKKFSENIRVISIIGRFLEHDRIFYFGNNGDPKMFIGSADWRFRNLDERVEAIVPITLPGLQKRIISILKKALKDNRLAWDMHADGSYTQRRPKKGQKERSFQNMMMKNARKRAIR, from the coding sequence GTGAAAGAGAAAAATTCACAAAAAGTAGCGGTTTGGCTGATTAACGAGATCAATCGAAAAGGCTTTCTGAAAAGAAGTGATGCCGTCGATTCCATTGAAACTGCATTCAGTAAAGACTATGTCACGTTTACCTCCAGTGGCAATAGAACTATCCATGAGAAAGTCCTTAAGAATTTTAGGGACTTGAAGGATGATTCCATCTCCTGGAATGTCGGAGAACAAGCCTGGATCTCTAACTCAAATGGCAGTGAAAAGAAGAGTGAAAAATTAAGAAACCCGAAATTACCCACTGCAGTAAAACCCAGTGAGGTCCCCGAAGGTGCCGGGGAAGATCACCCTTCCCTCTACCTGAACCGGGAGCTGGGCTGGCTCGATTTTAATTGGCGGGTACTCTATCAGGCAATGGACGAACGTACTCCTTTGCTGGAGCGGGTGCGATTTATTGCTATAACTGCAAGCAACCTGGATGAGTTTATCCAAAAGAGAGTGGGTGGATTGAAACGGCAGGAGGCAGCCGGAGTGGATCATCTTAGTCCCGACGGCCGAACGCCTGACACTCAGATTGACCTTGTGAGGGATCAGGCTGCAAAAATGCAGTATAGAATTTCTGAGATTTGGAATAACGAGTTACTGCCCTTACTGGAAAAAGATGCTTTTATAAAAATATCCTACTACAAGGATCTCAAGAAGAAACAGAGAGAGCAAATGGATGAATATTTTATGGACCATATTTATCCGACCCTCACCCCTCTGGCTGTAGATCCCGGACATCCCTTCCCTTTTATATCAAACCTAAGCTTGTCACTTGCGATAAAGCTTCGCAAGCCCGATCGTGACGCGTTCAATTTTGCCCGCGTAAAGATTCCCACAAACCAACCGCGCTGGCTTCCAATAGAGTCAGGTGACTCTGAATTGAACTTTATCCCAATTGAGGAACTCATACGTCAAAATATTCACAAGCTTTTCCCCGGCATGGAGATTGAAGGAGCCTGCCTGTTTCGGATAACCAGGAATGCCGATATTCGAAGAAACGAGGAGGAAGCTGAAGATCTCAAGTCAATGATTTCTGAAGAACTTCGTGAAAGAAGATTCGCAGAAGTCGTAAGGCTGGAAGTTGAAAAAAATATTGACGAGAATGTACTGAACCTGTTAATGAATGAGCTACACCTTAATGATGATGACATTATTAAAGTGCAAGGCATCCTGGATCTTACGGCTTGTTTTAAGCTTGCCAACCGGAACATCCCGGGACTTAAGTTTGAGAAATGGAATCCGGTAATACCCAAGCCACTTTATCATGAGGGGGAAACCGAGGAAGAGCAATCGATCTTTGACATTATAAGTAAAGGAGATTTACTGGTTCATCATCCTTATGAATCATTTTCAGCCAGTGTTCGCCGGCTTATTGAGGAGGCCGCAGACGACCCCGATGTGTTGACCATCAAGCAGACCTTGTACCGCACTTCTGAAGATTCACCCATTGTAAAAGCTCTGATTCGGGCAGCCGAGAAAGGTAAGCAGGTTGCCGTTCTTGTAGAGGTGAAGGCACGCTTTGATGAAGCCAGCAACATCGAATGGGGCAGAATTCTTGAAAATGCCGGAGTGCATGTAGCATATGGTTTGGTAGGACTGAAGACACACGCCAAAGTTGCGATGATTGTGAGAAGAGAAAAAAACAAACACGTAACCTACTGCCACATCGGTACAGGTAACTATCATGTGGAGACGGCCGAGATCTATACCGATCTCGGTCTGCTCACCAATGATCCCGAAATAGGTTATGACGTCACCAACCTGTTCCACTATCTCACGGGCTACGCACCAAGTCAAAATTACAAGAAACTGCTTGTTGCTCCACAGATACTTCGTTCTTCTTTTTATGAGCTGATAGACCAGGAGATTGCTTTTGCAGAGAAGGGCAAAGAAGGCAGAATCATAGCCAAAATGAACGCTCTGGATGATGTTGAAATCATCAAACGACTCTATAAAGCATCGCAGGCCGGAGTGGAAATTGATCTGATCGTAAGAGGTCACTCAAGACTCAGGCCACAGCTGAAGAAGTTCAGTGAAAACATAAGAGTCATAAGCATCATAGGACGATTTCTGGAACATGACCGAATATTTTATTTTGGCAACAACGGCGATCCGAAAATGTTCATAGGCAGTGCCGACTGGCGATTCCGCAATTTGGATGAGCGTGTCGAAGCTATTGTACCCATCACCCTTCCGGGATTACAAAAGCGAATCATTTCCATTTTGAAGAAAGCATTAAAAGACAACCGCCTTGCCTGGGATATGCATGCCGATGGCAGCTATACCCAACGGCGCCCAAAGAAAGGACAAAAAGAGCGAAGTTTTCAGAACATGATGATGAAAAATGCACGGAAGAGGGCGATACGTTAG